A window of Ranitomeya variabilis isolate aRanVar5 chromosome 2, aRanVar5.hap1, whole genome shotgun sequence contains these coding sequences:
- the NDUFB5 gene encoding NADH dehydrogenase [ubiquinone] 1 beta subcomplex subunit 5, mitochondrial, producing MAAMSLLRSVATSLVSRVQPAPHGLLGRSGLARTALPAAAVPVRFGSHGKKLFVVTPSRYYDKRFLRLWKFYTLLTAIPAGIAIALINIFVGPAELVETPEDYIPEPWEYHPHPITRFLVHYIYKDYQAAYEQTLCVIHVENEKRILRLHENAARRSMRQNGDGPWYQFPTLDKTLIDDTPKAFPDN from the exons ATGGCGGCCATGAGCCTCCTGCGCTCGGTGGCGACTTCTCTTGTCAGCCGGGTGCAGCCGGCACCGCACGGACTGCTGGGGAGGAGCGGCCTGGCGAGGACTGCGCTGCCGGCGGCTGCGG TACCTGTACGATTTGGAAGTCATGGAAAGAAGTTGTTTGTGGTAACACCATCTAGATACTATGATAAAAGATTTCTCAGGTTATGG AAATTTTATACGTTGCTGACAGCCATACCTGCAGGAATAGCCATTGCACTCATCAACATTTTTGTTG GTCCTGCAGAATTAGTAGAAACTCCAGAGGATTATATTCCTGAACCATGGGAATACCACCCG CATCCGATTACCCGTTTTCTTGTCCACTACATATATAAAGATTATCAGGCGGCATATGAACAAACTTTGTGTGTCATTCATGTTGAAAATGAGAAACGTATTCTCAG GCTCCATGAAAATGCAGCACGCCGCTCTATGAGACAGAACGGAGATGGTCCATGGTATCAGTTTCCAACTTTGGACAAGACCCTTATTGATGATACGCCGAAGGCTTTCCCTGATAACTAG